One region of Purpureocillium takamizusanense chromosome 4, complete sequence genomic DNA includes:
- a CDS encoding uncharacterized protein (COG:C~EggNog:ENOG503NUI7), with translation MGEQFNVGLDSKLFQPLSIADGKIQLKHRVIHAPLTRNRGTPLSTESTAENPNRIWIPNDIVLKYYEQRTTEGGLLISEGLPPSLEGNGMPGVPGIFIPEQADGWRRVVEAVHAKGGYIYAQLWHSGRANIPHLTGTPIVAPSSVPWDDPEERYPYPPPHTSTQVKLADHPPIELTVGHIKKTIQDYCDAAKTAMDVGFDGVELHGGNGYLPEQFLSSNSNKRNDEYGGSPEKRCTFVIELMEALAETVGQDNLAIRLTPFGLFNQARGEQRVETWSHLCRELKHRLPRLSYVSFVVPRYEQIFSEAEKQKFLDSWGLPNVNLNLFREIWGDTPFFSAGGFNDTNAWGQVESGQCDGLLFGRYFISNPDLVDRLRNGLPLTMYDRSRFYGPFEDPTIGYTDYPTYAESKEGR, from the exons ATGGGGGAACAGTTcaacgtcggcctcgactccAAGCTGTTCCAGCCCCTGTCCATCGCCGATGGCAAGATCCAGCTCAAGCACCGCGTCATTCATGCGCCGCTGACCCGAAACCGTGGCACGCCCTTGAGCACCGAGTCGACGGCAGAGAACCCCAACCGCATTTGGATTCCCAATGATATTGTGCTCAAATACTACGAGCAGCGCACCACCGAGGGAGGCCTGCTCATCTCCGAAGGCCTGCCCCCTTCTCtcgag ggCAATGGCATGCCTGGTGTGCCTGGGATTTTCATCCCTGAGCAGGCCGATGGCTGGAGAAGAgtggtcgaggccgtccaCGCAAAGGGCGGATACATCTACGCCCAGCTTTGGCACTCGGGGCGCGCAAACATCCCGCACCTGACGGGCACTCCCATCGTGGCGCCATCGAGCGTCCCGTGGGACGATCCGGAGGAGCGCTACCCCTACCCGCCGCCTCACACGTCGACGCAGGTCAAGCTCGCGGACCATCCGCCCATCGAGCTGACCGTCGGGCACATCAAAAAGACCATCCAGGACTATTGCGAtgcggccaagacggccatggacgttggcttcgacggcgtcgagctccacggcggcaacggctaCCTGCCCGAGCAGTTCCTGAGCTCCAACTCGAACAAGCGCAACGACGAGTATGGAGGCTCGCCAGAGAAGCGCTGCACCTTCGTCATCGAGTTGATGGAGGCTCTCGCCGAGACGGTCGGCCAAGACAACTTGGCGATACGGCTCACGCCGTTCGGCCTCTTCAACCAGGCCCGCGGAGAGCAACGCGTCGAGACGTGGAGCCACCTCTGCCGAGAGCTCAAGCACCGCCTCCCCCGATTGTCCTACGTGAGCTTCGTGGTCCCGCGCTACGAGCAGATCTTCTCAGAGGCCGAGAAGCAGAAGTTCCTCGACTCGTGGGGCTTGCCCAACGTGAATCTCAACCTGTTCCGTGAGATCTGGGGCGACacgcccttcttctccgcaGGGGGCTTCAACGACACAAACGCTTGGGGCCAGGTGGAGAGCGGCCAGTGCGATGGCCTCCTCTTTGGACGTTACTTTATCAGTAATCCGGATCTGGTGGACCGGCTGCGCAACGGCCTGCCGCTCACCATGTACGATCGGTCGCGATTCTACGGGCCGTTCGAGGACCCGACGATTGGCTACACCGACTATCCGACATATGCGGAGAGCAAGGAGGGACGTTGA